The genomic interval GGCTTCTACTTTGgttgaagaaaaggagggaagggtgAGAACTGAGGGAAGAGATGTACTCAGCTCCCAGACCTGCCTCCACATGGTGGTATTCCAGGCTGAAATACCAGGTGTCATTTTGTTGGGATGTAGTGGGGACTCTTTTTGAACATGTCAGGAGAATGAAATGTGTGCCCACTACCAggacttttcttttaaaacaaaacaaggtctctccgtgtaacccaggctgactttAAGCTTTTAATCCTCTTGCCAGAGCCTCCTTGTGCTGACATAGAAGAACTTTTGTTATTTGGGATTGAACTCAAAATCTTATACAAGATAGACCCAGTACCACTgagcccccagcccctcactgagggattccaggcaggggctctaccactgagccacgcccccagcccctcactgggggattctaggcaggggctctaccactgagccacgcccccagcccctcactgggggattctaggcaggggctctaccactgagccatgccttcAGCATTACTAACCATTAACTGAAGAAATTATAAGAAATACTCTAAATTACATTATACTCCAAGAAAAAGTATAattgttatttgaaaaaaaaaaaaaatctaaagagatACAGACCTGAACAGAAGCCAGGTCAAGCAGGAAGTGTCTGTAAACACCCAGtactcaacttttaaaaatgggtcgattaaaaagatattttgtttttaagtcaatGGGATTGGGTGCTAGATAGACACAGGCAGCACATTCTGTAATGCCaatactccagaggctgaggcaggagggtgccctgggttcaaggctaccctgggctacaaagcTGTAATGTCTGGACAAAATAAGTAATAGAGTGTGACTGGCAAGGTTGGAGAGCTGGGGTGTGCTGGAGTGAGGAAGGAAAAACAGAGGTAAGGATGCAAGTGTGGGCTCTGCCCCACCCTCCCTTCCACTCACTGCCAGCTTCCCTGGGAAGGATGGTCCGGACTCCTGGGCTGGTTTGATCTGAAACTGGGGTAAAAACAGGGTCAGTGAGAGAAGTGAGAAGGGAGCAGAGGAGAATTTCCGCAGGTGAAGACTGGAGAGTTTCCATAGCAactctatttttctcttaaatgcCTGCACATGTGCAAGGTGGGCAGAAGCACTCACTCTCCAGTGTCTTTCCTGAAGAGCCACGCGCCTTCCCTTCTTTGAGACCTCCCTTCTTTGAGACCGGCTCTCTCCATTGCTTGGGACTCACCAAGGAAGCTAAGCTGACAGCTGCCTTGGGGGTTACAACCATGTACCACTCTGCTGGGCCTTTTATAatagttctggggactgaactacGGTCCTCGTGATAGTGAGGCAAGTCTTTTCTCCTTCTGCCCTCTACTCGAGGCCATGAGAGGAATTCAGACTCTTTGATAAGCAGTCAAGCAGGGTGCCCGGACCTCCCCTGCCTCCACGCCCATTAGCAGGACTCAGATGCCTTCCCAGAGGAAAAAGGTGTTTGACTCAGTTTCCCACACCTCTCTGGGCCAGGCATGAAGGGTGCCTGTCATCCCATCACTCAATGCATGGATCCTGGTTGGAGACTCCTCCTCCCCTGACATCAAACGGGGCAACTGATGATAGAGAAAGATGGAGCTTTAGATTATCCTCAACGAGAAGCTGACTGAGGATGAACTTCACACAGAGCAACCAGAAGCAGAGTTGGTACTGGTTCCTCTTTTAAAGCACCTAGATCAAGCCATTACTGAATCTCTAcccctgatttttctttttcagttacaCAAATGTAAATTTTCCACTTTGGTCTAGCTAAGTGTATGATGGTGTTGTTGTCCATAGTGAGAATTTCACCGATCACTTTTCTTACCTGGGACATAGTCAGAAGTAGTCACGGAAGTCCGGTCCTCTGTAAAAGTGGAGGTGGGCTTTTTTGGTGTCTGCCCTGGGGAAATAAAGGCTGAGGGTCAGGAAGGAGCCTCTCACCCCCTGCGCCTGTCTTCTGCCCCACCATGCCTGACCCTCTGAAGTCCCAGGGGAATCAGCTTTAACTGGGTCACTCCACAGTGCTGAGAGTGATTTAAGCCTTCCTACTGCTGCAGAACCTTTGCTCACCCTTGCAGGATAGTCTCACTGAGGGTGCAGATGCTTGGAGTCAACCAGGGCCATGGAGCGCATTCCACTCCCAACCACTTCCTCCTTGCTCTGCGACCTGAGCCACTGACACCCCTTTCCTCCGTCTCCCTTGCCTCATCTGAAAAGCAGGGGCTAACCACTGAGCATGACTCCCTGCCCTGTAGACAGACAGCTAAGGAGGGAAGAGTCTTGCTCCTCATGTTTCATGAGCTAGACCCTGTCTCCTCCCACGGGGATGCCCAGCAGCCTCTGCAGCCTGAAGTCACCAGTGAACATCCATGCCAGGACAGACCCTGCGGACTCAGAGCTGGGGTGTCTGCACCTCACTCTAGGGAAAGCCACGATTTTTACCTGGTCCCACCTCTTCTTATTGATTTCACCCCAACCCAGTCTTCCACTGTCTGTCAGATTTATTGGACTCATCACCGTGCACTCAGGCAGcagctccttcctcttcctgtgtcCCCCTATGTGTGCTCACTGAACAACAGTTCTCCGTCCATACAGTGGGCATGATGAGGCACAGAACGGAACTGACTGCCCACCCACCTGGGCACTTTTACACGTACTTTCAAGGCCTGGATGAGGAGGGCTCCAGCTTGGACCCCTTTGCCTGACTGTATTCTCAGAAAACCCATCAGTTCTGCTTTGCCTGGAGCCTGGGGTTTCCTGGCGGCCGAGTAGAAAACTGACACCAATCTCCCAGCCAAGTCAAACTCAGCAAGTTCTTCTCAGAGGTGAAACGGGGGATGCTCAGCAGGACAGGCTCCAGCCAGACCCTCTGGAAACAGCCACCCGAGGTCTAAACTGTCCAAAGAGGGTGCAACCCAGAGCCTGCCTCGCCAACCCCACTTCCTGGTGCCTGCTCActcggcgggggtggggggagggggagtagagTGAGAAGATGATACACACACAGCATTTGAGCTTTGCAATCACGCGGCTAGCTGCCCCCTGGGGCTGGAACGAGGGCGGGAGATGGTGTCTTACCTCTGCTGGGCAGAATGAGGGCGACGATAGTGAGGAGACACAGGCGACTGGACGGTGACATCTGTGGGACACGTGGAGGCAAAGGTAAGGCATAGCCCCTCGGTACCCCCTCCCTTCGCAGCCTCCTTGGAGAAGGCCTCAAGGACCCACTCTGGTGTCTGCCTTTGGGAGAGATGCTTTTTTAGTCCCAAGCCACCATCCCCTTCTTCTACGAGCTGACTCCTAAAGAAAACCAGAAGCATCAGACGAGCCTGGCTTCCTGACACCCCTGAGGCAAAGAAGCCGCTCCTCCCTGCTCCTGAAGCTGGAACTGACCCTCCTGATCCGTGGTTCCTGAGTAGAGGAAGCCAGTGGCCCTCGGCGTCTGCTCCCTCGAGGGCTGGAGCCCAGAGCAGCGGGGCCAGGAGGGGAACAGGAAGGGTGACTAACGCGGGGCTGCTCTCAAAGGAAAAAGTGAGCTGGTGTCCGGCTGCCCTGCAGGAACCACCGCGCCCAGCATCCGCGCTGGGAAGATAGTAGAGGGACCTGTCTGCTCGCAATGGAGGCGCTCTGGGGATACCGAGGCAGAAGCGGAGCCCACAGAGGAATCAGAAGGaatgggaagcagagaggcatcgagatccccctctcctcctcccaagCTGCTTCCCACCTGCATGCGTGGCCCTGAGCAGTAGAACAAAGGAGGGACTTACGTCCGAGCCCAAGGTCTCCAGACTGAAGTGTCAGAGTACCGCGTGGGAGCTGCCTTGGGGTGGAGGGTGTGGCCAGGGGCGCGGACTCAGGCAGGCGGGGACCAGAGCGGCTCAGTCATTTCCTCTCCTGTTTCCAGGCCCCACAGGCAggggtgggagctggggagggggaggacgGTGGGGGACTGAGGGCGGTGGCCTCCACTCGAGGCTTTGAGGGACGCAGATGGGGACAAGGGTGCAGAGAAGGGAAGACCCCTTGGGGGAGGTGTGGAAGGAAGGATGTGGTGAGAGGAGGAGgccctggaggaggaggaggggacaggatAGCCACCTCAGCTCCCACCCAGTCCTCTGGTGCCCACAGACGACAACACACAGACAGAACGGGGAAAAAACCGAATGCACATTTATTAAGCTCAAGATGTGGACCCTGAGGGCAAGCCGGGAAGGTCCTGGAGAAGGAGACCAGGAGATGCAGGAGTGAGGGACACGAGGATCCCAGGGGACTGGGGACGGACTCCTGGATCCCAGGAGCTTGAGGCCTGAGTCTCTAGGTCTGGGGTACGAATAGGCTCTTTGGGGATCGTCGCTGCCAAGGCCTGGGGAGGGAGAGCGGGGTGCATTGGCTCGGGCCTTGGGATGGGTGTGGCGGCTCATTGGGGGCGCGCTCCCTGGCGCCAGGCTGGGTCCCCACCGCCTTCTCTGGGTCCTCGGGCTCCTGCACTCTGGCCAGGGACAGCAGTGGAAATCTGCAGAGGATCCTACACACCGCCACCTCCAGGGGCtgggaacagaagagaacccacgTTACTGACCTAAGAAGGGAAAGAATCAGAGTCCAAGGATGGGTGCATCTGGCTAGCCTTGGGGAAGCCTCGCGTCTTCCCCATCCTTGATATCTGGTCACCGCAGGGAAATCTTCATTGCTACTGCCTGCCCCATCTCAAGCAATGGAGAATCCAGTTGTGGTGGACACCCAAGGCCGAAATGTGTGTTTTGGGAGGCTTAAAGTCTCCTTGGAAGAGACCCCACCTCAGGTTCCTTTTCTACATATGCTCCGGACAACCTAGGCATCAAGCAGGCGTCCCCCAGGCCTCCACTTCCCTTCCAGGACCCGCTACCATTGATCTCCTGCCCAGCTAAGACTGGACCAAACACCTGCACCCACCCTGCTCCGGCACCACAAAGAGATACCCCTGTTGTTCTTAAATCTCATTAAGAATATATGAAGCATGATATAGTTTTCTCACAAAGCTTTTCCCATTTAAACTTAGTTCTTCAACCACCACCCGTTGTCATAAAAATTTtttcctctgagacagggtttgtctgtgtaggcctggctgtcctgaaactcactctgtagaccaagctggcctcgaactcagaaatccacctgcttctgcctcatagGAGGAGTAAGGTGTGCACAGCCCCCACCTGGCTGTCCTAAGATTTTAATGGGAAGTCACCCcaatggctcacacctgtaaccgcagcacttgagaggctgaggcaggaggatgactatGAGTGTAATGTtggcctgggcaacacagtgagttcttgcacagccaggactacagtaAGACACTGTAAAAGGAAAAGAGCTTTTACTCCCCAAAAGTTCTTAGAAAGGAAacaactctaaaaaaaaaaagtctcttatgAACGCCCCTTACAACTTTCAATCTTCCCACCCCCTGAACCCCCATCTTGTCATCTTCCTACCCCCATGAGCtgactctccctcctctcctctcttctacaccagcttcctcctcccttcccccttttccagCCAGAatcttttttcttgttcttgtttttgagacacagtctcgtGTGTAGCCCACGCTGCTCTCAAACGCCCTCTGTAGTTAGGACTGACCTTGAAAGTCTGAttttcctgtttccacctccaGTGTGCTGAGACTATGGAAGGCACTGTGCCCAGTTTAAGCATCTCTGAGGACTGGACCCGGGGCCTCAGGCATTAAACATCCCCCGGCAGCACCCCCCCTTTTTctggacagggtctcatgtagccctggctggcctgggattcacagagatccacccttCCTtgccaccctcccccccccacttcaCTCCAACCCTCCAGTGGTGGAATTAGAGGTATATACCACCATTCCTTGCCCATCTCACCCCCATTTTAaaatcttccctccctctcccttctctcccctgccctgccctttcCGTGTGGGTTcactggaaggcagaggtgaATGAAGCCT from Arvicanthis niloticus isolate mArvNil1 chromosome 1, mArvNil1.pat.X, whole genome shotgun sequence carries:
- the Fxyd7 gene encoding FXYD domain-containing ion transport regulator 7 isoform X1 → MATPTQSPTNGPDETDPFFYDYATVQTVGMTLATIMFVLGIIIILSKKVKCRKADSRSESPTCKSCLGSDDPQRAYSYPRPRDSGLKLLGSRSPSPVPWDPRVPHSCISWSPSPGPSRLALRVHILSLINVHSVFSPFCLCVVVCGHQRTGWELRWLSCPLLLLQGLLLSPHPSFHTSPKGSSLLCTLVPICVPQSLEWRPPPSVPHRPPPPQLPPLPVGPGNRRGND
- the Fxyd7 gene encoding FXYD domain-containing ion transport regulator 7 isoform X2, translated to MATPTQSPTNGPDETDPFFYDYATVQTVGMTLATIMFVLGIIIILSKKVKCRKADSSPTCKSCLGSDDPQRAYSYPRPRDSGLKLLGSRSPSPVPWDPRVPHSCISWSPSPGPSRLALRVHILSLINVHSVFSPFCLCVVVCGHQRTGWELRWLSCPLLLLQGLLLSPHPSFHTSPKGSSLLCTLVPICVPQSLEWRPPPSVPHRPPPPQLPPLPVGPGNRRGND